Proteins found in one Micropterus dolomieu isolate WLL.071019.BEF.003 ecotype Adirondacks linkage group LG12, ASM2129224v1, whole genome shotgun sequence genomic segment:
- the LOC123980280 gene encoding equilibrative nucleoside transporter 2, producing MKERTKAPQDRGCLVGIIFFILGLGTLLPWNFFMTASLYFQGRLNTTKWSNSTMVVRKEYYFNNWMTLLSQLPLLLFTLLNSILYQRISEMIRIAGSLVFILLFFILTAVLVKVPMEEDRFFSVTMATIWFINSFGAVLQGSLFGLVGLLPQKYSAIFMSGQGLAGTFAAVAMLLAIASDADSESAALGYFITPCVGTLVTLFSYLLLHRLEFAQFHLNKSSKYEEGTTDELLKESSVGENGKLNGHANGSVPSSATKDGSPDVAEVDPSPDRTMQAFLTVEQEEKASVVEVFKKIWVMAFCVTFVFTVTLSVFPAVTADVRTSFPGKWERFFISVCCFLTFNINDWLGRTVTTLIRWPRKESRLFPALVVSRVVFIPLLMLCNVRSRYYLPVFFTHDGAFTAIMALFSLSSGYFVCLSMSYAPQLVEPKDAETAGALMTFFLALGLSIGAALSFPLRALV from the exons TACTTCCAAGGTCGcctaaacacaacaaaatggaGCAACAGCACGATGGTAGTCCGTAAGGAGTACTACTTCAACAACTGGATGACCCTGCTGTCCCAGCTGCCCCTGCTGCTGTTCACCCTGCTCAACTCCATCCTCTACCAGAG gATATCCGAGATGATACGCATCGCGGGTAGCCTGGTTTTTATCCTGCTGTTCTTCATCCTCACAGCAGTGCTGGTCAAAGTGCCCATGGAGGAAGACCGCTTCTTCTCTGTCACCATGGCTACTATCTGGTTCATCAACT CGTTCGGTGCCGTGCTGCAGGGCAGTCTTTTTGGCCTGGTGGGGCTGCTGCCTCAGAAGTACAGCGCCATCTTCATGAGCGGCCAAGGCCTCGCCGGGACCTTCGCCGCCGTCGCCATGCTGCTTGCCATAGCCA GCGATGCAGACTCTGAATCAGCGGCGTTGGGTTACTTCATCACACCATGTGTGGGGACACTGGTTACGCTCTTCAGCTACCTGCTCCTGCACCGCCTG GAGTTCGCCCAGTTTCATCTGAACAAAAGCAGCAAGTATGAGGAGGGCACCACAGACGAGCTGTTGAAAG AGAGCAGCGTCGGGGAGAATGGCAAGCTAAATGGCCACGCTAACGGGTCAGTGCCCAGCAGCGCAACAAAGGATGGCAGTCCAGATGTGGCCGAAGTGGACCCTAGCCCAGACAGGACCATGCAAGCCTTCCTGACAGTGGAGCAGGAAGAAAAGGCCTCAGTCGTCGAGGTCTTCAAGAAG ATCTGGGTGATGGCGTTCTGCGTGACGTTTGTGTTCACCGTTACTCTGTCCGTCTTCCCCGCTGTCACTGCAGATGTCAGAACATCATTCCCAGGAAAATGGG AGCGCTTCTTTATCTCCGTGTGCTGCTTCTTGACTTTCAACATCAACGACTGGCTGGGTCGGACCGTCACCACTTTGATACGCTGG CCCCGCAAAGAGTCTCGTCTGTTCCCAGCGTTAGTCGTCTCCAGGGTGGTGTTCATCCCTCTGCTGATGCTCTGTAACGTCCGCAGCCGCTATTACCTGCCTGTCTTCTTCACCCACGATGGTGCTTTCACGGCCATCAtggctctcttctctctgtccagTGGATACTTCGTCTGTCTTTCCATGTCCTACGCACCACA GTTGGTGGAGCCTAAGGATGCGGAGACCGCAGGAGCCCTGATGACGTTCTTCTTGGCCCTGGGTCTGTCCATAGGCGCCGCCCTGTCCTTCCCTCTCCGAGCTCTGGTCTAG
- the LOC123980078 gene encoding serine/threonine-protein phosphatase PP1-beta catalytic subunit has product MAEGELDVDSLISRLLEVRGCRPGKIVQMTEAEVRGLCIKSREIFLSQPILLELEAPLKICGDIHGQYTDLLRLFEYGGFPPEANYLFLGDYVDRGKQSLETICLLLAYKIKYPENFFLLRGNHECASINRIYGFYDECKRRFNIKLWKTFTDCFNCLPIAAIVDEKIFCCHGGLSPDLQSMEQIRRIMRPTDVPDTGLLCDLLWSDPDKDVQGWGENDRGVSFTFGADVVSKFLNRHDLDLICRAHQVVEDGYEFFAKRQLVTLFSAPNYCGEFDNAGGMMSVDETLMCSFQILKPSEKKAKYQYGGMNSGRPVTPPRTAQPPKKR; this is encoded by the exons TGCGAGGATGTCGTCCAGGGAAGATTGTCCAGATGACGGAGGCCGAGGTGCGAGGCCTCTGCATCAAGTCCCGGGAGATCTTCCTCAGTCAACCAATCCTTCTGGAGCTGGAGGCTCCGCTCAAAATCTGTG GTGATATCCATGGGCAGTACACAGACCTTCTGAGGCTCTTTGAGTATGGCGGCTTCCCCCCAGAGGCCAACTACCTGTTCCTGGGCGACTACGTGGACAGAGGGAAGCAGTCTCTGGAGACCATCTGTCTGCTGCTGGCGTACAAGATCAAATACCCAGAGAACTTCTTCCTTCTCAGGGGCAACCACGAGTGTGCCTCCATCAACCGGATCTACGGCTTCTACGATGAGT GTAAACGCAGATTCAACATCAAGCTGTGGAAGACGTTCACAGACTGCTTCAACTGCCTGCCCATCGCTGCCATAGTGGACGAAAAGATCTTCTGCTGTCATGGAG GTCTCTCTCCCGACCTGCAGTCTATGGAGCAGATCAGACGCATCATGAGACCCACAGATGTGCCTGACACAG GCCTCCTGTGTGATCTGCTGTGGTCAGACCCAGACAAGGACGTCCAGGGCTGGGGAGAAAACGACCGCGGCGTCTCCTTCACCTTTGGAGCTGACGTGGTCAGCAAGTTCCTCAACCGCCACGACCTGGACCTCATCTGCAGAGCCCACCAG GTGGTAGAAGATGGTTATGAGTTCTTTGCAAAGCGGCAGCTGGTGACTCTGTTCTCAGCTCCCAACTACTGTGGAGAATTCGACAACGCCGGCGGCATGATGAGCGTGGATGAAACTCTGATGTGCTCCTTCCAG ATCCTGAAGCCATCTGAGAAGAAAGCCAAGTACCAGTATGGGGGGATGAACTCTGGCCGGCCCGTCACCCCTCCCCGCACAGCCCAACCTCCAAAGAAACGATGA